A region from the Gemmatimonadota bacterium genome encodes:
- a CDS encoding nitroreductase family protein produces the protein MPYGEHHPLVGYPIRSDEEMIARARGFADEMRTRRTVRSYAPRQIAEAVVRSCLEVALSAPNGANRQPWHFVAITDPGLKRQIREAAEEEERRFYGGGAPQEWLDALAPLGTDADKPFLEEAPLLVAIFAESYELRPDGTRVKNYYVQESVGIATGMLITAFHHAGLATLTHTPSPMRFLNDLLGRPYHERPFLLLVVGHPAQDATVPAITKKPFASVVTFARGS, from the coding sequence GTGCCGTACGGGGAGCACCATCCCCTGGTGGGGTATCCCATCAGGTCGGACGAGGAGATGATCGCGCGTGCGCGGGGCTTCGCAGACGAGATGCGAACCCGGCGGACCGTGCGCTCCTACGCGCCACGGCAGATCGCAGAGGCAGTGGTCCGGTCCTGCCTCGAGGTGGCGCTCTCGGCCCCCAACGGCGCCAACCGCCAACCCTGGCATTTTGTGGCCATCACCGACCCCGGCCTGAAGCGCCAGATCCGCGAAGCGGCTGAGGAGGAGGAGCGGCGGTTCTATGGAGGGGGCGCACCCCAGGAGTGGCTGGACGCCCTCGCTCCGCTGGGAACCGACGCGGACAAGCCCTTCCTCGAAGAGGCGCCTCTCCTGGTGGCGATCTTCGCGGAAAGCTACGAGTTGCGACCGGATGGCACGCGCGTCAAGAACTACTATGTCCAGGAGTCGGTCGGCATCGCTACCGGGATGCTCATCACGGCATTCCACCACGCCGGTCTGGCCACGTTGACGCACACACCGTCCCCGATGCGGTTCCTCAACGATCTTCTGGGACGGCCCTACCACGAGCGGCCCTTCCTGCTGCTGGTGGTCGGACACCCCGCCCAGGACGCCACCGTCCCCGCCATCACCAAGAAGCCCTTTGCGAGCGTGGTGACGTTCGCCAGGGGGAGCTGA
- a CDS encoding STAS domain-containing protein produces the protein MRGHGGDERTPGLALVHAAAMTSEEEARRDRCETDLIFDFSQTDTLDVKSLSWLLTAQRMANQNDQTVWLTGLPSRVWALFRAMGLDEYFRVFPDGEAALD, from the coding sequence ATGAGAGGACATGGAGGCGACGAACGGACGCCGGGGCTGGCCCTGGTGCACGCGGCTGCTATGACCTCTGAAGAAGAGGCCCGTAGAGACCGCTGCGAAACCGATCTGATCTTCGATTTTTCGCAAACGGATACGCTCGACGTGAAGAGCCTCTCCTGGCTCCTGACGGCGCAACGCATGGCGAACCAGAATGATCAGACGGTGTGGTTGACCGGACTCCCCTCACGCGTTTGGGCTCTTTTCCGCGCGATGGGGCTCGACGAGTACTTCCGCGTCTTCCCAGACGGAGAAGCGGCACTCGACTGA
- a CDS encoding M28 family peptidase — translation MRKNWLAPSRTALVVLLVACGPGTPDQPWTGTGSEAAAASISAADVIERIGVLAADSMRGRDTPSPELDEVAEWIASEFQRFGLEPAFAGDYVQRYAIRNVAPDLTSSRASLESGGELAFGEDLSFATGPAEGHLRGAVVVVTGEAGWEEGLGERGLEGRHVVLLPPAGQVPLRTRTGRQLLRALRNAGALSVLVATDVDRQTFRGDAALQAQQTAFRLEGESGTPTLAVRQAALAGGFGIDVEALRRPSEAPLAVTDLPDVVLTLDLAVRVISEARAPNVAGILRGSDPELRDEYVVYSAHMDHVGVGAPVDGDSIWNGADDDASGTATVMEVAQAFSGLDLAPRRSLLFLLVSGEEKGLWGSRFFAEHPPVPLSQVAADLNVDMVGRNWPDTIVAIGREHSELGTILAEVNEAHPEIGMTAIDDIWPEESFYTRSDHFNFARKGVPILFFFNGTHPDYHRPSDEVERIDGEKTARIGRLLYYLGLEVANRTERPEWNAASRARIVEGG, via the coding sequence ATGAGAAAGAACTGGCTGGCCCCTTCCCGCACCGCGCTGGTCGTGCTTCTGGTCGCGTGCGGGCCAGGGACCCCCGACCAGCCCTGGACGGGAACCGGTAGCGAGGCGGCGGCCGCGTCCATCAGCGCCGCCGACGTGATCGAGCGGATCGGCGTGTTGGCGGCGGACTCGATGCGGGGTCGGGACACCCCGAGCCCCGAACTGGACGAGGTCGCGGAGTGGATCGCCAGTGAGTTCCAGCGCTTCGGGTTGGAGCCTGCGTTCGCGGGCGACTACGTGCAGCGCTATGCCATCCGCAACGTGGCACCCGACCTCACCTCATCCCGCGCCTCGCTGGAGAGCGGTGGCGAGCTCGCCTTCGGAGAGGATCTCTCGTTCGCGACCGGCCCGGCGGAGGGGCACCTGCGCGGCGCCGTGGTCGTGGTGACGGGCGAAGCGGGCTGGGAGGAAGGCCTGGGCGAGCGTGGCTTGGAAGGCCGCCATGTGGTGTTGCTCCCTCCCGCGGGTCAGGTGCCGCTGCGCACGCGCACGGGACGGCAACTGCTCCGGGCGCTCCGCAACGCTGGAGCGTTGTCGGTGTTGGTGGCGACGGATGTCGACCGGCAAACCTTCCGCGGCGACGCCGCCCTGCAGGCGCAACAAACGGCGTTCCGACTCGAAGGCGAGTCGGGAACTCCCACTCTGGCTGTGCGCCAGGCGGCGTTGGCAGGAGGGTTCGGCATCGATGTGGAGGCGCTGCGCCGCCCTTCCGAAGCGCCCCTCGCGGTGACCGACCTGCCGGACGTGGTGCTCACGCTCGATCTGGCGGTGCGGGTGATCAGCGAAGCACGGGCGCCCAACGTCGCGGGCATCCTACGGGGCAGCGATCCGGAGCTGAGGGACGAGTATGTCGTCTACTCTGCGCACATGGACCATGTAGGGGTGGGCGCGCCCGTCGATGGCGACAGCATCTGGAACGGGGCCGACGACGACGCGTCGGGTACGGCGACCGTGATGGAGGTGGCGCAGGCCTTCAGCGGCCTCGACCTGGCGCCGCGCCGCTCCTTGCTCTTTCTGCTCGTGTCCGGGGAGGAGAAGGGCCTGTGGGGGAGTCGCTTCTTCGCCGAACATCCACCGGTTCCGCTGAGCCAGGTGGCGGCGGACCTCAACGTGGACATGGTGGGTCGCAACTGGCCCGATACCATCGTCGCGATCGGAAGGGAGCACTCCGAGTTGGGCACCATCCTCGCGGAGGTGAACGAGGCCCATCCCGAGATCGGCATGACAGCCATCGACGACATCTGGCCCGAAGAGAGCTTCTACACGCGGTCGGATCACTTCAACTTCGCACGCAAGGGCGTGCCGATCCTCTTCTTCTTCAACGGCACCCACCCCGACTATCACCGTCCCTCCGATGAGGTCGAGCGCATCGACGGAGAGAAGACGGCCCGCATCGGTCGACTGCTCTACTACCTCGGCCTCGAGGTCGCGAATCGCACGGAGCGACCGGAGTGGAACGCGGCAAGTCGGGCCCGCATCGTCGAAGGCGGGTGA
- a CDS encoding anti-sigma factor has product MSHIPEGELHAYLDGSLDHLGDEASERIRAHLERCSSCRARLEDERVLRARAESLLGQTAPRRLDPPSFEELRLRALRPPESGEDGSPPATRRRGPGVPWGLAWAASILLALGVGWAGRGAFFGEARTLASAVRPEMDRRAEALEEAPTAFSEARPGVVDEQGATAEPVADATPRRVVEEERQAAAAREGAPAATERLDATVPAVQLADANRAAEAAPPSDALLRTQKPEPSAAAAPPPATPQPVGSASAGASVPAETESAPGRRAPAAEATRDATAYRQREKEEDALAVPGFEILAIEPDAGVPGQPGLRILQRLHQGDTLELRYFGLLTTGDATLGTNERERISMRDLPNPPLKAGWNQVVLRRGNGWLVARAPISKESLEFLLRVLN; this is encoded by the coding sequence ATGTCGCACATCCCTGAAGGAGAGTTGCACGCGTATCTGGATGGCTCCCTGGACCACCTGGGGGACGAGGCCTCGGAGCGGATCCGTGCCCACCTGGAGCGCTGTTCCTCCTGCCGAGCTCGTCTCGAGGACGAGCGCGTTCTCCGGGCGCGCGCCGAGTCCTTGCTCGGACAGACAGCGCCCCGCCGGCTGGATCCGCCGTCTTTCGAGGAGCTGCGCCTGCGCGCTCTGCGTCCCCCCGAGTCCGGAGAGGACGGATCTCCGCCAGCAACGAGGCGACGTGGACCGGGCGTGCCCTGGGGATTGGCGTGGGCGGCCTCCATCCTGTTGGCGCTCGGTGTTGGGTGGGCCGGTCGGGGCGCCTTCTTCGGCGAGGCACGGACCCTCGCCAGCGCCGTTCGCCCCGAGATGGATAGGAGGGCCGAGGCCCTGGAGGAGGCTCCGACTGCGTTCAGCGAGGCACGCCCGGGCGTCGTCGACGAACAGGGCGCGACTGCCGAACCGGTGGCTGACGCAACGCCGCGTCGCGTGGTGGAGGAGGAGCGCCAGGCCGCCGCCGCCAGAGAAGGGGCACCAGCCGCGACGGAGCGGTTGGACGCGACCGTCCCGGCCGTCCAGCTGGCGGACGCCAACCGTGCTGCCGAGGCGGCCCCGCCCAGCGACGCGCTGCTCCGCACGCAGAAGCCCGAGCCGTCAGCGGCCGCGGCGCCTCCACCCGCCACTCCGCAGCCCGTGGGCAGCGCGAGCGCCGGGGCCAGCGTGCCCGCGGAGACAGAGTCTGCACCGGGCCGCAGGGCGCCCGCGGCAGAGGCGACCCGGGACGCGACGGCCTATCGCCAGAGAGAGAAGGAGGAGGATGCCCTGGCGGTCCCGGGCTTCGAGATCCTCGCGATCGAACCCGATGCGGGGGTGCCCGGTCAGCCGGGCCTTCGTATCCTGCAGCGGCTCCATCAAGGAGATACGCTCGAGCTTCGCTACTTCGGGTTGCTCACCACCGGCGATGCTACGCTGGGCACCAACGAGCGCGAACGGATCTCGATGCGTGATCTTCCCAATCCGCCCTTGAAAGCGGGATGGAACCAGGTCGTGCTCAGGCGCGGGAACGGCTGGTTGGTGGCACGGGCTCCCATCAGCAAGGAGTCACTCGAGTTCCTGCTGCGTGTGCTCAACTAG
- a CDS encoding sigma-70 family RNA polymerase sigma factor encodes MDWADLYRAVFPDLVRYLHRKVWDEERAHELAQEVFVRALREEPERPRAWLFTVAANLARDEIRTVVRRKKHLTLLKGEMETQTVGNDPDSVLERSQRNLDVRAALESLSERDREILLLWDAGFGYGEIAEQTGLAPGAIGTTLARARRRLVEAYQGREESDVAHP; translated from the coding sequence TTGGACTGGGCAGATCTCTACCGAGCGGTCTTTCCCGACCTGGTCCGGTATCTCCACCGGAAGGTCTGGGACGAAGAGCGTGCGCACGAGCTGGCGCAGGAGGTCTTCGTGCGGGCCCTGCGCGAAGAACCCGAGCGCCCGCGCGCCTGGCTCTTCACGGTGGCGGCCAACCTGGCTCGGGACGAGATCCGGACCGTGGTCCGCAGGAAGAAGCACCTCACCTTGCTCAAGGGAGAGATGGAGACGCAGACGGTCGGCAACGACCCGGACAGCGTGTTGGAGCGTTCCCAGCGGAACCTCGATGTCCGCGCCGCGCTCGAGTCGTTGAGTGAGCGCGATCGCGAGATCCTGTTGCTCTGGGACGCGGGGTTCGGGTATGGCGAGATCGCCGAGCAGACGGGTCTGGCGCCCGGTGCCATCGGAACCACGTTGGCGCGGGCGCGCAGGCGACTGGTAGAGGCCTATCAGGGGCGGGAAGAGAGCGATGTCGCACATCCCTGA
- a CDS encoding DUF3052 domain-containing protein: protein MPPVGYSGTPLARKLGLKAGQRVAVVRPPDHLEDLLRDRPEPLPLLRFSTRGARYDQLLLFARDRRSLERDLPPAADRVDVDGSIWVCWPKKSSSLFRDLTEDGVREQVFPLALVDIKVCAVDADWSGLKVVYRKEERPRIRASR, encoded by the coding sequence GTGCCGCCGGTCGGCTACTCCGGCACGCCCCTGGCGCGTAAGCTGGGGCTCAAGGCGGGTCAGCGCGTGGCGGTGGTGCGCCCGCCCGACCATCTGGAGGACTTGCTGCGGGACCGCCCGGAGCCTCTTCCCCTGCTGCGCTTCTCGACGCGCGGCGCCCGCTATGATCAGCTGCTGCTGTTCGCGCGGGACCGGAGAAGCCTGGAGCGCGACCTGCCTCCAGCAGCGGATCGAGTGGACGTGGATGGTTCGATCTGGGTGTGCTGGCCCAAGAAATCCTCATCCCTGTTTCGGGACCTGACCGAGGACGGCGTGCGGGAGCAGGTCTTTCCGCTCGCGCTGGTCGACATCAAGGTCTGCGCGGTGGACGCCGACTGGTCGGGGCTGAAGGTCGTCTATCGCAAGGAAGAGCGCCCGCGCATCCGGGCCTCCCGTTGA
- a CDS encoding sulfocyanin-like copper-binding protein has protein sequence MKRLALLSAFAFALAGTACGGSESGGSEAAGGGEQAAPMEHEMPAAGEQMAEAPMGELMTPEWFQMDGSNVTLDITAGATNAQNYWNFNGFLGGHGEIVVPAGSHVTINFKNDDPNMAHSLGIEAWRDSMMGAITPNPVFAGAVSTNPGSLTDATMPGQSEVITFTAETAGKYQMLCYIPGHAQIGMWVAFTVSSDGSAGVRQ, from the coding sequence ATGAAGCGTCTCGCTCTTCTCTCTGCTTTCGCCTTCGCCCTCGCCGGCACCGCGTGCGGCGGATCGGAGTCCGGCGGGTCAGAAGCCGCTGGCGGTGGTGAGCAGGCCGCGCCGATGGAGCATGAAATGCCCGCCGCTGGTGAGCAGATGGCGGAAGCCCCCATGGGTGAGCTGATGACTCCCGAGTGGTTCCAGATGGACGGCTCGAACGTCACGCTCGACATCACGGCGGGTGCCACCAACGCGCAGAACTACTGGAACTTCAACGGCTTCCTCGGTGGTCACGGCGAGATCGTCGTGCCGGCGGGGTCGCATGTCACGATCAACTTCAAGAACGACGATCCCAACATGGCGCACAGCCTGGGGATCGAGGCCTGGCGCGACTCCATGATGGGTGCCATCACGCCCAATCCGGTGTTCGCTGGCGCGGTCTCCACCAACCCGGGCTCCCTGACGGACGCCACGATGCCCGGCCAGTCCGAGGTCATCACCTTCACGGCCGAGACGGCTGGCAAGTACCAGATGCTCTGCTACATCCCCGGCCATGCCCAGATCGGTATGTGGGTGGCCTTCACGGTCTCGTCGGACGGTTCGGCCGGCGTGCGCCAGTAG
- a CDS encoding DinB family protein: MREIGAREASGWAALLVSLGMVACGSADGQSAEPASSTTAAEAFDPMADMEQAVAQVEQKLVALAEAMTEEQYAWRPMEGVRSAGEVFMHVAADNYFLTLPAGVEAPASTGITLDYGATVVPYETRSATRAEIIADLKASFAHLRAAMNESAAEPNREIDLFGRSSTVGGLWVATTTHMHEHLGQAIAYARANHVVPPWSG, translated from the coding sequence ATGCGCGAGATCGGTGCACGAGAGGCGAGCGGGTGGGCGGCGTTGTTGGTGTCGCTGGGCATGGTTGCCTGTGGTTCCGCCGACGGACAGTCCGCGGAGCCGGCGTCGTCGACGACCGCCGCCGAGGCCTTCGATCCCATGGCGGACATGGAACAAGCCGTGGCGCAGGTCGAGCAGAAGCTGGTGGCGCTCGCGGAGGCGATGACCGAAGAGCAGTACGCCTGGCGGCCGATGGAAGGCGTGCGCTCGGCCGGTGAGGTCTTCATGCATGTGGCCGCCGACAACTACTTCCTGACGTTGCCCGCCGGCGTCGAGGCGCCCGCTTCCACCGGTATCACCCTGGACTACGGCGCGACGGTGGTGCCCTACGAGACGCGGTCCGCCACTCGCGCGGAGATCATCGCCGACCTGAAAGCCAGCTTCGCGCATCTCCGGGCCGCGATGAACGAGAGTGCGGCCGAGCCCAACCGCGAGATCGACCTGTTCGGTCGCAGCAGCACGGTGGGCGGCCTTTGGGTGGCGACCACCACCCACATGCACGAGCACCTGGGCCAGGCCATCGCGTATGCCCGGGCCAACCATGTCGTTCCCCCGTGGAGCGGCTGA
- the thiC gene encoding phosphomethylpyrimidine synthase ThiC, producing MSRDSAVHERVHELNDEVTRPFPRSRKIHVPGSRSDLQVPMREVTLDPTPSSFGAEVNPPVTLYDTSGPYTDPRTTVDLTRGLDPVRSIWIDERDDTEHLQGPTSRYGRERAEDPDAQALHFSLRRDPRRARAGRRVTQMHYARQGMVTPEMEYIAIRENQRAEELRAQLAGTQGGTRLLAQHPGQPFGARIPSVITPEFVRDEVARGRAIIPANINHTELEPMIIGRNFKVKINANIGNSAVTSSIAEEVEKMVWAIRWGADTLMDLSTGRNIHETREWILRNCPVPVGTVPIYQALEKVGGVPEALTWEIFRDTLIEQAEQGVDYFTIHAGVLLRFIPLTAERTTGIVSRGGSIIAKWCLAHHQENFLYTHWDDICEIMAAYDVSFSIGDGLRPGSIADANDEAQFAELKAQGELTRRAWEHDVQVMNEGPGHVPMHMIQENMTKQLEWCDEAPFYTLGPLTTDIAPGYDHITSGIGAAMIGWYGTAMLCYVTPKEHLGLPDKHDVREGIVTYRIAAHAADLAKGHPGAQIRDNALSKARFEFRWNDQFNLSLDPERARQFHDATLPKESSKVAHFCSMCGPKFCSMRITQDVREYARAKGMETVDAIEAGLREKAEEFVVTGAEIYRDV from the coding sequence ATGTCCCGCGATTCCGCAGTCCACGAGCGCGTCCACGAGCTCAACGACGAGGTGACGCGTCCATTCCCGCGGTCCAGGAAGATCCACGTCCCTGGAAGCCGCTCCGATCTTCAGGTTCCCATGCGTGAGGTCACGCTGGACCCGACGCCGTCGTCGTTCGGCGCGGAGGTCAACCCTCCGGTCACGCTCTACGACACGTCGGGTCCCTACACCGATCCCCGGACGACCGTCGATCTGACGCGGGGTCTCGATCCGGTGCGGAGCATCTGGATCGATGAGCGAGATGACACGGAGCACCTGCAGGGACCGACCTCCCGCTACGGCCGCGAGCGGGCAGAGGATCCCGACGCCCAGGCGCTGCACTTCTCGCTGCGCCGGGATCCGCGCCGGGCCAGGGCGGGCCGCCGGGTCACACAGATGCACTACGCTCGCCAGGGCATGGTGACGCCGGAGATGGAGTACATCGCCATCCGGGAAAACCAGCGCGCGGAGGAGCTGCGCGCCCAACTTGCCGGCACGCAGGGTGGGACTCGACTCCTGGCACAGCATCCAGGTCAGCCGTTCGGAGCGCGGATTCCATCGGTGATCACCCCGGAGTTCGTGCGCGACGAAGTCGCGCGCGGGCGTGCGATCATTCCGGCCAACATCAACCACACCGAGTTGGAGCCGATGATCATCGGCCGCAACTTCAAGGTGAAGATCAACGCCAACATCGGGAACTCGGCTGTCACGTCCTCGATCGCCGAGGAGGTGGAGAAGATGGTGTGGGCCATCCGTTGGGGCGCGGATACCCTGATGGATCTCTCCACGGGCCGGAATATCCATGAGACGCGCGAGTGGATTCTCCGGAACTGCCCCGTGCCGGTGGGCACCGTGCCGATCTACCAGGCGCTCGAAAAGGTCGGCGGCGTCCCGGAGGCGCTGACCTGGGAGATCTTCCGCGACACGCTCATCGAGCAAGCCGAGCAGGGGGTCGACTACTTCACGATCCACGCTGGCGTGCTCTTGCGGTTCATTCCCCTCACCGCCGAACGGACCACGGGAATCGTCTCGAGGGGCGGCTCCATCATCGCGAAATGGTGTCTGGCCCATCACCAGGAGAACTTCCTCTACACGCACTGGGACGATATCTGCGAGATCATGGCCGCGTACGATGTATCCTTCTCCATCGGAGACGGCCTGCGCCCTGGATCGATTGCGGACGCCAACGACGAAGCCCAGTTCGCCGAGCTGAAGGCGCAGGGGGAACTGACGCGCCGTGCCTGGGAGCACGATGTCCAGGTCATGAACGAAGGCCCCGGCCATGTGCCCATGCACATGATCCAGGAGAACATGACCAAGCAGCTCGAGTGGTGCGACGAGGCGCCGTTCTATACCCTGGGGCCCCTGACCACCGACATCGCGCCCGGGTACGACCACATCACGTCGGGGATCGGTGCGGCCATGATCGGATGGTACGGCACGGCGATGCTCTGCTACGTGACGCCCAAGGAGCATCTCGGACTTCCCGACAAGCACGACGTGCGCGAGGGCATCGTCACGTACCGCATCGCGGCGCACGCGGCCGATCTGGCCAAGGGACATCCAGGAGCCCAGATCCGCGACAACGCCCTCTCCAAGGCGCGCTTCGAGTTCCGCTGGAACGACCAGTTCAACCTGAGCCTGGATCCGGAGCGCGCGCGACAATTCCACGACGCTACGCTTCCCAAGGAATCATCCAAGGTCGCCCACTTCTGTTCCATGTGTGGGCCCAAGTTCTGCTCGATGCGCATCACGCAGGACGTACGGGAGTATGCTCGGGCCAAAGGCATGGAGACGGTCGATGCCATCGAGGCCGGTCTGAGGGAGAAGGCCGAGGAGTTCGTGGTCACGGGTGCGGAGATCTACCGGGACGTCTGA
- a CDS encoding calcium/sodium antiporter → MHAAFVLLGAGLLVLVAGAELLVRGASRLAASFGISPLVIGLTVVAFGTSAPELAVNLQAAWAGQGSVGLGNVLGSNVFNTLLILGLAATVTPLRVQASLVRFEVPLTLVASVGAYALAVDGVLTRGDGILLLMGMAGYSLFLLGSPDGAPTPAAPTSAPGGAGAPEGSTPLPPPTPSPRRAVPWTSLASVLVGLGLLVGGSRALVAGAVDIAGAWGVSPLLVGLTIVAGGTSLPELATSVVASLRGQVDIAVGNVLGSNLFNLLFVLGSTAVVGGGGVQVPEGVLQFDFPVLLGVALACFPIFLTRLEISRREGVLFVIYYGIYLAYLVLDASGHAMLGGYRAALGFFVLPLTALVLAFTLLRGLRDRDAH, encoded by the coding sequence ATGCATGCGGCCTTCGTTCTGCTGGGTGCCGGACTGCTGGTGTTGGTGGCCGGAGCGGAGCTCCTGGTGCGCGGCGCCAGCCGCCTCGCCGCGTCGTTCGGGATCAGCCCCCTGGTCATCGGACTCACGGTCGTGGCGTTCGGCACCAGCGCCCCGGAGCTCGCCGTCAATCTGCAGGCGGCCTGGGCCGGCCAGGGAAGCGTGGGCCTGGGCAACGTCCTCGGCAGCAACGTCTTCAACACCCTGCTCATTCTCGGACTGGCCGCGACGGTCACGCCGCTGCGAGTCCAGGCCAGCCTCGTGCGTTTCGAGGTCCCTCTGACCCTGGTCGCCTCGGTGGGTGCGTATGCACTGGCTGTGGACGGAGTTCTCACGCGGGGGGACGGCATCCTCCTGTTGATGGGGATGGCCGGCTATTCCTTGTTCCTGCTCGGGTCCCCAGACGGAGCACCCACGCCGGCCGCCCCGACCTCCGCTCCCGGAGGTGCCGGGGCCCCGGAGGGAAGCACGCCGCTGCCCCCGCCCACCCCCTCGCCCCGGCGGGCCGTGCCCTGGACCAGCCTGGCGTCGGTGCTGGTCGGCCTGGGCCTCCTCGTGGGGGGATCCCGCGCTCTGGTTGCCGGTGCCGTCGACATCGCCGGAGCCTGGGGCGTGAGCCCGCTCCTGGTGGGGCTGACCATCGTCGCGGGCGGGACGTCGCTACCGGAACTCGCGACCTCGGTCGTGGCGAGCCTGCGGGGGCAGGTCGACATCGCGGTCGGAAACGTCCTGGGAAGCAACCTCTTCAACCTGCTCTTCGTGCTCGGCTCCACCGCCGTCGTGGGCGGAGGCGGTGTGCAGGTGCCGGAGGGCGTGTTGCAGTTCGACTTCCCGGTGCTGTTGGGAGTGGCTCTGGCCTGCTTTCCGATCTTCCTGACGAGGCTCGAGATCTCTCGACGCGAGGGGGTGTTGTTCGTCATCTACTACGGCATCTACCTCGCCTACCTGGTGCTGGACGCGAGCGGCCACGCCATGCTCGGTGGGTACCGGGCAGCGCTCGGGTTCTTCGTGTTGCCCCTCACCGCCCTGGTCCTCGCGTTCACCCTGCTCCGTGGCCTGCGCGACAGGGACGCGCACTGA
- a CDS encoding prepilin-type N-terminal cleavage/methylation domain-containing protein — MNRRGFSLVELVVVSAVGGLLLLGLFGTLTTQQHAYTTQTAQMDAAQSVRAGLDVLVTEFRSLSTVGGDVIAMDDDSITVRVMRRVGITCAVTYGGTPQLTAIPVGEHFAVFDSVFVFADGDPDVAFDDTWIAGRVGAADTLGSCSGQMAQRISLPGAAGAFAADSVREGALLRSFEWQSFGLGLYAGKSYLGRWSSTSSFVPLVGPLDASSGPALTLEYFDANGAVTAVPADVRRIDVLVRTAAPVQATGAITVVDSLRATVYARN; from the coding sequence GTGAACCGAAGGGGCTTCTCCCTGGTGGAGTTGGTCGTTGTCTCGGCGGTGGGCGGATTGCTGCTCCTGGGCCTGTTCGGCACGCTGACCACGCAGCAACACGCGTACACGACCCAGACGGCACAGATGGACGCGGCGCAGTCGGTGCGGGCCGGACTCGACGTGCTCGTCACCGAATTCCGTTCATTGAGCACCGTCGGTGGCGACGTGATCGCCATGGACGACGACTCCATCACCGTGCGCGTGATGCGGCGGGTCGGGATCACCTGCGCCGTCACCTACGGAGGCACGCCCCAGCTCACCGCCATTCCGGTGGGAGAGCACTTCGCGGTGTTCGACTCCGTGTTCGTCTTCGCGGACGGCGACCCGGACGTGGCCTTCGACGACACCTGGATCGCAGGCCGCGTGGGCGCTGCCGACACGCTGGGCAGCTGCAGCGGGCAGATGGCCCAGCGCATCTCGCTTCCCGGCGCGGCTGGCGCTTTCGCCGCGGACTCCGTCCGGGAAGGCGCCCTGCTGCGCTCCTTCGAATGGCAGTCCTTCGGGCTGGGCCTGTACGCGGGCAAGTCCTATCTGGGTCGTTGGTCCTCGACCTCCAGCTTCGTCCCACTGGTGGGGCCGCTGGACGCGTCGTCCGGCCCGGCGCTGACTCTGGAGTACTTCGACGCCAACGGCGCCGTCACCGCAGTCCCGGCCGACGTGCGGCGCATCGACGTGCTCGTGCGCACCGCCGCCCCGGTGCAGGCCACCGGCGCGATCACGGTGGTCGACTCGCTGCGCGCCACGGTCTACGCCCGCAACTGA